Part of the Ziziphus jujuba cultivar Dongzao chromosome 8, ASM3175591v1 genome is shown below.
GCTCTCATGAGTTTAATACTAAGCGATTGGTTTCCGCGAAGACGTTGATCAACAAGGATTCTGGAATGAAGTTTCTTTAACGTCTTGATATCTGGGTACCCGTCCAATGTTTTACCAAAGGACTCTTCTGCAAGAGCTGGGTTATACTTATATGAGGCAATTGATGGAACCAGCAACTGCAGTTTAGTGGTTGAGAAATGGCGGGAACCACGAGCGATGGCTTTCATGAATCAGAGCGGTGTTACCGAAATTGGGTCTAGGATCAAATATATTTCTCCTTGGACTTCTCTTTAGGTTAGGCTATGGGCCCTAAATTATATGAAGCGGGAAAGAGGGGCCCAACTCAATCCGTAATTAATTAGCCTAGCCCAAAccttatatgaaaaaataaaaattaaaaattacaacaaTCCTTTTATTATATCTATCATTGTCAACAATACTAAGATACATGAAATGAGCAAATAatctaaccaaaaaaacaaaaacaaaaaaaaaaaaaaaagggttttgaaTTACAGTTGAAAGAAACGTATAGTGGTTAGGATGAGTGAACCAGTATTTCAAATTTGCCAGTTTGAAGAATGCCTGGCACTAACTAAGCTTGTATGTAATCTTTGTGAAGGTCGCCCCTCTCATTCATAGTAGATCGAAAAGTGTTGGGCGGTTAGGCTGCTCCAGTTTAGCAGGGGTCTTGAAACAGGGCCTTGGAAACAGAGGAACATGGctgatgattattattattataaccttggtaatcttcttcatcatcaataCAGCTGCGACGTCGGCTTGAATTTTCCTTCCCTGTCATTGGGGTCTCACATACTGTGTCATAGCTTGCCACTCCACGGTCCTTCTTCCTCTTTGAGTGCTTTCGGAGAGGATTCCAGTTTGGTTTCATTACCTTCGGCTGTTTTGGTGCCCAAACTCTTTGCAAATCAGGCACCCAACTAGTAAAAGAAGAGAATCTCCGAgccctctctcttctttctcgaGCTTTAATTAATTTGCGAGCATGGTCATCTTTTGTGATCATTTTGACACTTGCATTGTCATCTTCTAGCGGCTTATGGGACTCACCATCTGCTGACACTGGTTCAGTAATTCTATGATTTTCACCCAGTTCATCTCTTGCTGGATTTTGTTTCCAGGACTGATTGCTATCTTCACTGTTGAGTAATCGATTTGGAAGTTCATCCTCATCTGCGAACAGCAACAGATCCATTCTTTTATAGATTTTGTTAACTACATCTCCGAGGGTGTCACAATACCTGAAAATTTGGGCATTAAAACATATTAGTCTTTTAGCTTCTTCCTCCCTCTTTGTCTATAAGTGTGCATTTGGACGTTTATTCAGGGTACACTCTTTTCAATAATCAAATTAACATAACATGTATAAGATGCATTAGAAGCCTAAATCTTGCATGCCTACAGTAAAAAACCAATGCACTTTCTTTTGAGTTTAAGCCTTGTAGAATTGATGGCATAAGGATGGGATTCCATGTTAAATCAGATTCCAAAGACGGAAACGAATAGAAAAATCTATATGTGTATTTTATAAAGCTTTAAACAACAAACTGAACTATGACTTTCCAATAAACCAGTACATCATCGACCAAACGTTATTTACAAGAACCTATTCAATCATCTGTGTTATTAGATATATCATACCTCGCTTTTATTATCTTTCCCACATAATTATCTAAGCTCCAGTCACCAAAAAAGCCTCCCTCCAGATGGCACTGGATGGTCTCTAAGAGCGAGCAAATCTGTTTCACAAACTTCTGTTTCATAGACTCTCCAATATACTCTGCAACCTCTGATTGTAGTATTTCCATCCGGAACAAAATCTGTAATTCATATCTTTGTGCATATCAAGGAAAATATAGAAGAAATTGAACCAGAATTCACAttatatgattaataattaaactAGTGCACGgtatacaaatataaaagataGCTAAATTAGAATgcaatattaacaaaaatagcAGGAAATGATAAGGATACTCTCTAACTATTTTTTCTGAAGCAGAACCGGGGTCAGGTGCCTGAAAGGATGGATCATTACTTTTGTTCTTTGCAATCAAGTCCTTGGGATCTCTAAGTAAGAGCTTAAACAATTCAGCAGTAAAAAACCCTCCATTATCTTTAGTTTTACCTGAAGTTTGACTCTCTGAATTAGTTTCTATCTCTAATTTTCTACTTAGCCAATATATAGATGAACTAACAAGTCGCTGAGCAAAAGCCCTCAAGTCTACTCCTTCAGATTCAAGTCCTTGTATGATCTTACTGGATAAATTACTGAGAAAAGCTTCTGGATTCTCTGCCCGAAATTCAGCAGCAGCTTCATCCTGAATTCTAGAATTCTCAGTCATGAAATTTTCTCCAGCCGAAGCAGATGAAGAAATTGGCTGTTCGTTTTCTTGGTGCAACTCAGGCAACCTGTCATCTACTTCCTCTGGAAGATCGGGATGTGGCTTTGAATTTTCCTCTAAAATTGGGTTAGAGCAGCTAGATTTCTTAGTCTGCCTCATCCAGCATTTCagaaatttcaacttttttgaGCTAGTGCATCCCCCGGCAAAGTAAACTTCTTCCAATTTTAGCTCAGAATGTTTAAATGCAGCCTTACAAAAGGCAGTCCACGTGATGTCCTGAAGTAGTTTCTGTTGTcttttacctttcttttttccatCCCGGTCTTCAGAACATTTTGCCGATGGCGATGGCCCATATGATGGCTTTAAATCTGTGTTGGGTTCGGAAATCTCAAGATTCATTTTTCTACAAAATTGAGAATCTTTTGCTCCATCCAACTCATGCAGCATCATCTGAGAATCGAATCCATCATCTAAAATAAATAGCAGAGCAGAAGACACAGTAAAAGGCTTAAGGATTCCCAGACGAGAATCACCACAGTGATTTGAAAGAGACACCAAGGCCCAGTAACCTTCCCTATAAAGAAAACTCAAAAGAATCTGCCAAATGGGTGTAGATTTTCTTGGCACGAATTCACCTAATTCAATAGCTAGCATTTCAAGAACCTTATCTGCTAAATGCTCACTAGAACTTCCTTTCTGATCTTTCCCAGTTTTTCCCAAACATTCACGGACAAGAATAGGATCAGAGAGTTGCCCCTTGAATTTCTCAAATTCAACACACAATCGCAAAGCCTTAATTTGGAGCTTTTTCACACCATCACCAAAAGTTGACCACAATGTTTTCTTCAATTCATTACCAACTTTTCCAGAACTCTTCATTTCTGGGATTACCATAATATAATCATCTTCAGATCTATTATTTCTAGGCAAATTCAAATCAATAAATTCAAGATCACCGCACTTACATTCCAAAGGCTTCTGAGTAACATCTAATATCTCTAGACTCAATTGCACTTGAAGTTTCTCAGAAAAATTaccaccaaaacaaaaaatgtttgaCGAAATCAGAATCTTTGGATAAATCAAACCAAAAGGAACAAGACTAGAACCAAGAACAATGGAACTGGTGGAGCAAAACCCCCATCCCAAACTGCTAATACCACCCTTAAGGAACCCAAAGCTCGATTCAGATTCATGAATCCCAATCTCGTCCTCCCCACACTCAATTCCATATCTAACATCAACCCAACTAAATTGAATATCTCTACTAAGAAAAGCATCATTCACATTTGAAAACAAAGCACAAAAACTCTCATTGA
Proteins encoded:
- the LOC107414533 gene encoding uncharacterized protein LOC107414533, with translation MLFQKRRRFWSLLQPFFLNYFLPVFSATNPHRFLFSFFYSLSLSLPSEMEYDQNPIDLITDYHKTQRIVFLIDLNPLLHLQNPAPFINCLLSSTKTFLSFKPISSSLFAFKLFFSSLSPLLSSSKLHPFLSHSSRSLSFDRPIPTFNSLSQTLNSLPSFHANPLPDSSPRASCLAASMRQLLHDYAWDSVIDDDRIAGTVLVRSNLVVLFSQCCRSLKCLSEFLNVGMNDECLENASVFNESFCALFSNVNDAFLSRDIQFSWVDVRYGIECGEDEIGIHESESSFGFLKGGISSLGWGFCSTSSIVLGSSLVPFGLIYPKILISSNIFCFGGNFSEKLQVQLSLEILDVTQKPLECKCGDLEFIDLNLPRNNRSEDDYIMVIPEMKSSGKVGNELKKTLWSTFGDGVKKLQIKALRLCVEFEKFKGQLSDPILVRECLGKTGKDQKGSSSEHLADKVLEMLAIELGEFVPRKSTPIWQILLSFLYREGYWALVSLSNHCGDSRLGILKPFTVSSALLFILDDGFDSQMMLHELDGAKDSQFCRKMNLEISEPNTDLKPSYGPSPSAKCSEDRDGKKKGKRQQKLLQDITWTAFCKAAFKHSELKLEEVYFAGGCTSSKKLKFLKCWMRQTKKSSCSNPILEENSKPHPDLPEEVDDRLPELHQENEQPISSSASAGENFMTENSRIQDEAAAEFRAENPEAFLSNLSSKIIQGLESEGVDLRAFAQRLVSSSIYWLSRKLEIETNSESQTSGKTKDNGGFFTAELFKLLLRDPKDLIAKNKSNDPSFQAPDPGSASEKIVREYELQILFRMEILQSEVAEYIGESMKQKFVKQICSLLETIQCHLEGGFFGDWSLDNYVGKIIKARYCDTLGDVVNKIYKRMDLLLFADEDELPNRLLNSEDSNQSWKQNPARDELGENHRITEPVSADGESHKPLEDDNASVKMITKDDHARKLIKARERRERARRFSSFTSWVPDLQRVWAPKQPKVMKPNWNPLRKHSKRKKDRGVASYDTVCETPMTGKENSSRRRSCIDDEEDYQGYNNNNHQPCSSVSKALFQDPC